The following proteins are encoded in a genomic region of Chitinivibrio alkaliphilus ACht1:
- a CDS encoding phytoene desaturase family protein produces the protein MLDNKKTNNSTCDVIIIGGGYGGIATGIYLQQCGYSTRILESSALPGGVSTVWRRGDYIFDGATNWVAGSSLSSYLHNMMSEVIDFEKLTFLYPEEFMRIYDGDTHFTVYTDTEKLREEMLRIAPEDRTVIDLFIKGIEDRKKVSIPFAKPMQLASPLEKIKILAEYAPFFFNFLKWKGTSIEAFVKQFKSKKMQRLFLRMYPHHDFFSMFAVISTLAWHSLSAAGYPYGGSEKLLAVMLEKYESLGGEISYKTPVAEVLIEKNRARGVKTAAGTEYQANTVIAACDGKHTLEDLLQGKYRNPFLEKKINRGVQKYPGLFQLSLGLKNKLDVPFHKYNVELTSPIAVTDKEECRDMMIRVCQEESGLSPAGTTTLIIHQRISDVNYWIQLRKENREKYRAEKQRVARELKREVEHFFGELSIACEDTASPATYKRYTNAYNASYQGWAPTPKQIGKEVPMTFRGLKNFYLAGQWVFPAGGITGVIRVARHVTQIICHRDRKNFPHS, from the coding sequence TTGTTAGACAATAAGAAAACAAATAACTCAACTTGTGACGTAATTATTATCGGCGGTGGCTACGGTGGTATTGCAACAGGTATCTACCTCCAGCAATGCGGCTACTCCACACGCATCCTGGAAAGCTCTGCCCTTCCCGGCGGTGTTTCAACAGTATGGCGCCGTGGAGACTATATTTTTGACGGTGCAACCAACTGGGTCGCTGGCTCATCCCTTTCCAGCTATCTCCACAACATGATGTCTGAGGTGATAGATTTTGAAAAACTCACCTTCCTTTATCCTGAAGAGTTTATGCGCATCTACGATGGTGACACGCACTTTACCGTCTATACAGATACGGAAAAACTCCGGGAAGAGATGCTCCGCATTGCTCCGGAGGACCGTACGGTTATTGATCTTTTTATCAAGGGGATAGAAGATCGCAAGAAGGTGTCCATCCCCTTTGCGAAACCAATGCAATTAGCATCCCCCCTCGAAAAAATTAAGATCCTTGCAGAGTATGCCCCTTTCTTTTTCAACTTTCTCAAGTGGAAGGGTACCTCCATCGAAGCCTTTGTGAAGCAATTTAAGAGCAAAAAAATGCAACGTCTCTTTTTGCGCATGTACCCGCACCATGATTTTTTCTCAATGTTTGCGGTTATTTCAACCCTCGCATGGCATAGTCTCAGCGCTGCAGGATACCCCTATGGAGGATCGGAGAAGCTCCTTGCAGTAATGCTGGAAAAATACGAATCCCTCGGAGGAGAAATATCCTACAAAACCCCTGTGGCAGAGGTACTCATAGAAAAAAACAGAGCACGGGGGGTGAAAACAGCTGCAGGAACAGAGTATCAGGCCAACACGGTTATTGCTGCCTGCGACGGAAAACACACCTTGGAAGATCTGCTCCAGGGAAAATACAGAAACCCCTTTCTAGAAAAAAAGATCAACCGTGGTGTGCAAAAGTATCCGGGGCTATTTCAACTCTCCTTAGGACTGAAGAACAAACTCGATGTACCCTTTCACAAGTACAACGTTGAACTTACATCGCCCATAGCAGTAACAGACAAAGAAGAGTGTCGAGACATGATGATTCGTGTCTGTCAGGAAGAGAGCGGCCTTTCTCCGGCAGGGACAACAACCCTCATTATTCATCAACGCATCAGTGATGTAAACTACTGGATTCAGCTGCGCAAAGAAAATCGGGAAAAATATCGTGCAGAAAAACAGCGCGTAGCACGCGAACTGAAACGGGAAGTGGAACACTTCTTTGGAGAACTATCCATAGCCTGTGAAGACACGGCAAGCCCGGCAACCTATAAGCGGTATACCAATGCGTATAATGCCAGTTATCAAGGATGGGCTCCTACACCAAAACAGATTGGAAAAGAGGTACCCATGACATTTCGGGGGTTAAAAAACTTCTACCTTGCGGGACAGTGGGTTTTTCCCGCTGGCGGAATTACCGGGGTAATTCGTGTGGCACGCCATGTCACTCAAATTATCTGCCACCGTGATAGAAAAAACTTTCCTCATTCCTAA
- a CDS encoding GNAT family N-acetyltransferase — protein MISSKDFDCFWGLYKEAFPETERRTYEDQKKLLARREYALDLFYDEAVLAGFVSRWTLSFCTFIEHIAVSPAFRGKRFGTHIMEQVLSAAECVVLEVEIPHEEIQYRRIGFYERLGFHLLPYSHVQKPLRPGGCSLPLHLMSAPAALSEDAYERFVADLDQVVYG, from the coding sequence ATGATCTCATCGAAGGATTTTGATTGCTTTTGGGGGCTCTACAAAGAGGCCTTTCCCGAAACAGAACGACGTACTTATGAAGATCAGAAAAAACTTCTTGCACGGCGAGAGTACGCCCTGGATCTTTTTTATGACGAAGCGGTATTGGCCGGCTTTGTTTCACGCTGGACTCTTTCATTCTGCACGTTTATTGAGCATATTGCTGTGTCCCCCGCCTTTCGCGGTAAACGGTTTGGTACGCATATAATGGAACAGGTTCTTTCTGCGGCGGAGTGTGTGGTCTTGGAAGTGGAGATTCCCCATGAGGAGATTCAGTATCGTCGTATCGGATTTTATGAGCGGCTCGGGTTTCATCTTCTTCCGTACAGTCATGTTCAGAAACCTCTTCGGCCGGGGGGGTGTTCTCTTCCACTGCATCTTATGTCTGCCCCCGCAGCTCTTTCTGAAGATGCATACGAGCGTTTTGTCGCCGATCTGGATCAGGTGGTTTATGGGTAG
- a CDS encoding response regulator, with product MTAKAKILLIDDEPDILDLLEIFLYDEYEVHTASNGFEGLSLLKDTSVDCIIVDLMMPVMDGIQFLSRVRSMDEAASIPVIVATSFNSATIQERSLRKIGFYEVLLKPLSRKLLKTTVREALLEHK from the coding sequence GTGACGGCAAAGGCAAAGATTTTACTGATAGATGATGAGCCTGATATTCTGGATCTTTTAGAGATCTTCTTATATGACGAATACGAGGTGCATACGGCTAGCAATGGCTTTGAAGGGCTCTCTCTCTTGAAAGATACGTCCGTTGATTGTATTATTGTTGATTTAATGATGCCGGTTATGGATGGGATTCAGTTTCTGTCACGGGTGCGTTCCATGGATGAAGCTGCGTCTATTCCCGTTATTGTGGCAACGTCCTTTAACTCTGCCACAATTCAAGAGAGAAGCCTGCGAAAGATAGGCTTCTATGAAGTGCTCCTCAAACCTCTCTCACGAAAACTTTTAAAAACCACTGTCCGGGAGGCTCTCCTTGAACATAAATAG
- a CDS encoding GNAT family N-acetyltransferase has product MKNAVITTERTALFHLCENDVDLFLPLFTNPEAMRWFPSVMDRKQVQEWVDMVRGCYDRDGFGFYKIIRHDDQQLLGYCGPILQKDVDGVDEIEFGYALIPEFWGNGYARETARAALEYVFRSLGASRCISLIRPENTPSIRVAEHNGLSFEKAVDRWGFIHHVYTLSREDFQ; this is encoded by the coding sequence ATGAAAAATGCAGTGATTACCACAGAAAGAACAGCCTTGTTTCATCTTTGTGAGAATGATGTTGATCTCTTTCTCCCTCTCTTTACCAACCCAGAAGCAATGCGGTGGTTTCCGTCGGTGATGGATCGAAAACAGGTGCAAGAGTGGGTTGATATGGTACGTGGCTGTTATGATCGTGACGGCTTTGGGTTTTATAAGATTATTCGCCATGATGACCAGCAACTTTTAGGCTATTGTGGTCCCATTCTTCAGAAAGATGTTGACGGGGTTGATGAGATTGAGTTTGGTTATGCATTGATTCCGGAATTTTGGGGGAATGGGTATGCCCGTGAAACAGCTCGGGCTGCTTTGGAGTATGTTTTTCGCAGCCTCGGGGCATCGCGATGTATCTCCCTTATTCGCCCGGAAAACACGCCCTCCATTCGTGTGGCAGAACATAATGGCCTTTCTTTTGAAAAGGCGGTTGATCGGTGGGGATTTATCCACCATGTCTATACTCTTTCTCGCGAGGATTTTCAATGA
- the fusA gene encoding elongation factor G, whose protein sequence is MAFDISKLRNIGISAHIDSGKTTTTERMLFYTNRIHAIHDVRGKDGVGAKMDSMELERERGITIQSAATHVEWKDHPINIVDTPGHVDFTVEVERSLRVLDGAILVLCATSGVQSQSITVDRQMKRYEVPRIAFINKCDRAGANPHRVTEQLRDKLDLNAVMFELPIGLEDNFDGVVDLINMEAVYFDGDNGEKIRREAIPANMQDEADEKREELIDELSMFSDEIAELHLEGEEVPVELLIQAARKGVIALELVPVFMGSAFKNKGVQLVLDAVIDLLPSPLDITNTGIDIEKEEDLVVESDPEKPVVLYAFKLTDDKYGQLTYVRIYRGELEKGDEIINMRTGKKLKVGRLIRMHADEMEQIEKAYCGDVVALFGVDCASGDTFCAPGTEISMTSMHIPEPVIELAIAPTSSKSQDNLSKALNRFTKEDPTFQTYVDDESNQTIIRGMGELHLQVYIERMKREYSVELEVGKPQVAYREAVVGSQNFDYTHKKQTGGSGQYGRVVGSLRALDTDSEENYEFSNEVKGGNIPTEFMSAVDAGFQEAMKEGSMIGAPVVRIGVAVTDGDSHAVDSSDMAFKTASIGAFRQAYAKIKKQILEPIMKVSVEGPTEFQGTIIATINQRRGMIKNTTEDGNYCVVDAEVPLAEMFGYSTDLRSLTQGKAEFTMEFEKYGPVPSQVQDELIAEHQKKLAEERK, encoded by the coding sequence ATGGCTTTTGACATTAGCAAGTTACGTAATATCGGTATTTCGGCACATATCGATTCCGGTAAAACAACCACCACGGAGCGCATGCTCTTCTACACCAATCGTATTCACGCGATCCACGATGTTCGCGGTAAAGACGGGGTTGGGGCAAAAATGGATTCCATGGAGCTGGAGCGTGAACGCGGTATCACAATTCAATCTGCAGCAACCCACGTGGAGTGGAAAGATCACCCCATTAATATTGTTGACACCCCTGGACACGTTGACTTCACCGTAGAAGTAGAGCGATCTCTCCGTGTTCTTGATGGAGCCATTCTTGTCCTCTGTGCCACCTCTGGTGTACAGTCTCAGTCTATTACGGTTGACCGCCAAATGAAACGGTATGAAGTTCCTCGTATCGCCTTCATCAACAAATGTGACCGTGCCGGTGCGAACCCACATCGTGTAACGGAGCAGCTCCGTGATAAGCTTGATCTCAATGCGGTTATGTTTGAGCTCCCCATTGGTCTTGAAGACAACTTCGACGGTGTGGTGGACCTTATCAATATGGAAGCTGTCTACTTTGACGGTGACAACGGTGAGAAAATTCGCCGCGAAGCCATCCCTGCGAATATGCAGGATGAAGCTGATGAAAAACGGGAAGAGCTTATAGACGAACTCTCCATGTTCTCAGACGAAATTGCCGAGCTACACCTTGAAGGTGAAGAGGTTCCTGTGGAGCTTCTGATTCAAGCTGCACGGAAGGGCGTTATTGCCCTTGAGTTAGTTCCCGTATTCATGGGTTCTGCCTTTAAAAACAAGGGTGTTCAACTTGTTCTCGACGCCGTAATCGACCTCCTCCCCTCTCCCCTTGATATTACCAATACAGGGATTGATATTGAAAAAGAGGAAGACCTTGTCGTAGAATCTGATCCTGAAAAACCTGTTGTGCTCTATGCCTTCAAACTTACCGACGATAAGTACGGCCAGCTTACGTACGTACGAATCTATCGAGGTGAACTTGAAAAGGGCGATGAAATTATTAACATGCGCACGGGAAAGAAATTAAAGGTTGGTCGTCTTATTCGTATGCATGCCGATGAGATGGAGCAAATTGAAAAAGCATACTGTGGTGATGTGGTTGCACTTTTTGGCGTAGACTGTGCCTCCGGTGATACCTTCTGTGCTCCCGGAACAGAGATTTCCATGACGTCCATGCATATTCCCGAGCCGGTAATTGAATTGGCCATTGCTCCCACAAGCTCCAAGTCTCAGGATAATCTTTCCAAGGCATTGAACCGATTTACAAAAGAAGATCCCACCTTTCAAACATACGTGGACGATGAGTCAAACCAGACAATTATTCGCGGAATGGGTGAGCTTCACCTGCAGGTATATATTGAGCGGATGAAACGTGAGTACAGTGTAGAACTTGAAGTGGGGAAACCACAGGTTGCCTATCGAGAAGCAGTGGTTGGATCTCAAAACTTCGACTACACCCACAAGAAGCAAACCGGTGGTTCCGGGCAGTATGGTCGTGTTGTCGGCTCTCTTCGCGCCTTGGATACGGACAGCGAAGAAAACTACGAATTCTCCAATGAAGTTAAGGGTGGAAACATTCCTACAGAGTTTATGAGCGCTGTTGATGCTGGCTTTCAGGAAGCCATGAAAGAAGGAAGCATGATCGGTGCCCCCGTGGTGAGAATCGGCGTTGCCGTTACCGATGGTGACTCCCACGCCGTTGACTCTTCCGATATGGCCTTTAAAACTGCTTCCATTGGTGCGTTTAGACAAGCCTATGCGAAAATAAAGAAGCAAATTCTTGAGCCCATCATGAAAGTTTCTGTGGAAGGTCCCACGGAGTTTCAGGGAACAATTATTGCCACCATTAACCAACGTCGTGGTATGATTAAAAACACCACTGAAGATGGTAACTACTGTGTTGTTGACGCAGAAGTTCCTCTTGCGGAAATGTTTGGATACTCCACCGATCTTCGCTCTCTTACTCAAGGGAAAGCGGAATTTACCATGGAGTTTGAGAAATATGGTCCCGTACCTTCACAGGTACAGGACGAGCTTATTGCAGAACACCAGAAAAAGCTGGCTGAAGAACGCAAATAA
- a CDS encoding helicase-related protein: protein MYGFLEERISQGEKVFWIIPRIDEDIRSSRMDLEKRKAILQEQLPQQRVSWLHGKMPPREKEAILQDFATGPAGILLATTVIEVGVDIPEATVMVIENSECFGLAQLHQLRGRVGRSSLKSWCFLLCGAETSPTSVERLHTFCSTHDGFTVAEQDLMLRGTGEVLGHRQSGFSDIIYSDILTQAPLFQALQKDIETLLIPE from the coding sequence ATGTATGGATTTCTGGAAGAGCGTATTAGCCAGGGTGAGAAGGTGTTTTGGATTATTCCCCGCATTGATGAAGACATACGCTCTTCACGCATGGATCTTGAAAAACGCAAGGCAATTCTACAAGAACAGCTTCCTCAGCAAAGGGTATCTTGGCTCCATGGAAAAATGCCGCCCCGTGAAAAGGAGGCCATTCTACAGGATTTTGCCACAGGCCCCGCGGGAATACTTCTGGCAACAACAGTCATTGAAGTGGGAGTTGATATTCCAGAAGCAACCGTTATGGTGATTGAAAATAGTGAATGCTTCGGCCTTGCCCAGCTCCACCAACTTAGGGGACGCGTGGGACGATCTTCACTAAAATCATGGTGCTTTCTCCTCTGCGGTGCAGAGACTTCTCCCACAAGTGTGGAGCGACTTCACACCTTTTGTTCCACCCATGACGGATTTACCGTGGCAGAGCAAGACCTTATGCTTCGCGGTACCGGTGAGGTGCTTGGCCACCGACAAAGTGGCTTTTCCGATATTATCTATTCAGATATCCTCACCCAGGCCCCTCTCTTTCAGGCCCTCCAAAAAGATATCGAAACCTTACTTATTCCTGAATGA
- a CDS encoding DUF4388 domain-containing protein, translating into MKRLLFLFVLLLPLSGKTIAIIDNTPARNSSRLYTLLSSLYECSIYQSSRPRDLSTLTRNGYSHIILYEPSAEDLKHPVAEDTLPRIVINPPADMKDIPWVSLSTDLSSAAAFRDVGRLLERDIPPIVLLYDSTHTAEAIREKHSFCHPISLIPVETSRDLQREIRTAGEGGSSMVRMLLRPEQASSWATKTSVTQTINQHISLLCTNAPSPWRNALPDIGHIQLRENTNLATTAQAFFSALFIEDLLPPTAGKIHLNSSLAALSMGSITHYTLGGTASLQQGTMQQSLYDATPFPSWGEVEQLFADRMIVFPRVTTPSTQNNKASRHKETSDDTWTQQAYALIRTIVLHPYYNVVVSILLACTLILLARILICRLRRTRRPVALIFPRALRSQRMGTRKHAPTIVRYFRQRGIHSVSPGSLISLDKMVQHRMPQFFILDGRNKAALTYLQKKITRYQLSSAEIILIFYIPPQYTQTVSHAFGMATTLVYPSIPVEEDLTADLKKLDAQGEVLSGRIKDTGLSSVLQMLETQKESGCLVIEDESPVSIFYYETGRIVHGQDRLGNSGFEALFTGLSCTCGTFRFISGKHAPVHTVNLGSMELLLEYSRKYDEEQHA; encoded by the coding sequence TTGAAACGACTCCTTTTTCTCTTTGTCCTTCTGCTTCCTCTTTCGGGAAAGACCATTGCCATAATTGATAACACCCCTGCACGAAACTCGTCCCGTCTCTACACTCTGCTTTCTTCCCTCTATGAGTGTTCAATATACCAATCTTCCCGTCCACGTGATCTTTCCACGCTTACCCGAAACGGCTATAGCCACATTATTCTTTATGAGCCATCCGCGGAAGATCTGAAACACCCCGTTGCAGAAGACACCCTGCCTAGAATTGTGATAAATCCTCCCGCAGATATGAAGGATATACCATGGGTTTCTCTCAGCACCGACCTCTCTTCTGCTGCAGCGTTTCGCGATGTGGGCCGCCTCTTAGAACGGGATATCCCCCCCATAGTGCTGCTCTACGATTCAACCCATACAGCAGAAGCCATACGGGAAAAGCACTCCTTTTGCCATCCTATCTCCCTGATTCCCGTTGAGACTTCTCGGGATCTTCAACGGGAAATCCGTACAGCAGGAGAAGGAGGTTCGTCCATGGTTCGTATGCTCCTTCGACCCGAACAAGCCTCCTCCTGGGCTACGAAGACTTCTGTGACACAAACCATCAATCAACATATCTCTCTACTCTGTACCAATGCTCCCTCACCGTGGAGAAATGCGCTTCCCGATATTGGGCATATCCAACTTCGAGAAAACACAAACCTTGCAACAACGGCACAGGCCTTTTTTTCCGCCCTATTTATTGAAGACCTTCTTCCACCCACAGCTGGAAAGATTCATCTTAATTCATCCCTTGCAGCGCTTTCCATGGGATCTATCACTCACTACACCTTGGGAGGTACGGCGTCACTTCAACAGGGAACCATGCAGCAAAGCCTGTACGATGCAACCCCATTTCCTTCGTGGGGAGAAGTTGAGCAATTATTCGCCGATCGCATGATCGTCTTCCCCCGTGTAACGACCCCATCCACCCAGAACAATAAAGCCTCCAGACACAAAGAAACATCGGACGATACATGGACACAGCAGGCATATGCCCTTATCCGAACAATTGTGTTACACCCCTACTACAATGTTGTTGTATCCATTCTCCTCGCCTGTACCCTTATACTATTGGCCCGTATTCTCATCTGTCGCCTGCGACGTACCCGACGTCCTGTTGCGCTGATATTTCCCCGTGCACTTCGGTCACAGCGCATGGGAACAAGGAAACATGCCCCCACCATTGTACGCTATTTCCGTCAACGAGGCATACATTCCGTCAGCCCTGGATCACTCATCTCACTGGACAAAATGGTACAACATCGCATGCCACAGTTTTTTATTTTGGATGGCCGAAACAAGGCCGCTCTCACCTATCTACAGAAAAAAATCACCCGGTATCAACTCTCCTCTGCAGAAATTATCCTCATCTTTTACATCCCTCCCCAGTATACACAAACCGTTTCACACGCCTTTGGAATGGCAACAACCTTGGTATACCCATCCATTCCTGTAGAGGAAGACTTAACGGCTGATCTGAAAAAACTCGACGCACAGGGAGAGGTTCTTTCAGGGCGCATAAAAGACACGGGGCTTTCTTCTGTTTTACAGATGTTGGAAACACAAAAAGAGAGTGGCTGTCTCGTGATTGAAGACGAATCTCCCGTATCTATTTTTTATTATGAAACAGGACGAATAGTACATGGGCAGGACCGTCTCGGCAATAGCGGTTTTGAGGCCCTGTTTACGGGGCTATCATGCACCTGCGGCACATTCCGATTTATTTCTGGAAAACATGCTCCAGTACATACGGTAAATCTTGGATCTATGGAGTTGCTTCTGGAATACTCACGCAAATATGATGAAGAACAGCATGCCTAA
- a CDS encoding lipid A biosynthesis acyltransferase translates to MSLSKHLQSPEILSDITGKSFADIKKRIIAAGNEWYKTHPEEESLIRKNLTSLGKEDSDQLVAAIQEGILVHYAEKITALSLSPEEFSQFLNTHIDYTDASKILQENSQDTGILMATPHFGGVEFVTPTLSRMGHTTNVVLKFSTPELSAKIRKYSQNMEDQGDFAPIHFIELGKNATGGALDMYAALRRHEVLFTVFDEETDHSQKVTLFGKEILGGAGLDKLIAPAKGFTKVYTVFMVRLDENSYKMVLKEIPADSPEPVQEMYNALEDMLTQYLEQWYFLHEEVPLVRQ, encoded by the coding sequence ATGAGCTTAAGCAAACATCTGCAATCACCCGAGATTCTCTCCGATATTACAGGAAAAAGCTTCGCCGATATAAAAAAACGAATTATCGCTGCAGGAAATGAGTGGTACAAAACCCACCCAGAGGAAGAATCCCTCATTCGTAAAAACCTTACCTCCTTGGGAAAAGAAGACTCGGACCAGCTTGTGGCAGCAATCCAGGAAGGAATCCTTGTTCACTATGCAGAAAAAATAACGGCCCTCTCCCTTTCTCCAGAAGAATTTTCACAATTTTTAAATACCCATATTGACTACACCGATGCATCCAAAATCTTACAGGAAAACAGTCAGGATACGGGAATCCTCATGGCAACCCCCCATTTTGGCGGAGTGGAGTTTGTAACCCCAACACTGTCACGCATGGGGCATACCACAAACGTGGTGCTCAAATTCTCAACCCCGGAACTCTCCGCAAAAATACGGAAATACTCCCAAAATATGGAAGACCAGGGCGATTTTGCCCCCATCCACTTTATCGAATTAGGAAAAAACGCCACGGGCGGTGCCCTGGATATGTACGCAGCCCTTCGGCGACACGAGGTGCTCTTTACGGTGTTTGATGAAGAAACGGATCACTCGCAGAAAGTAACCCTTTTTGGAAAAGAAATCCTCGGCGGAGCCGGGCTTGATAAGCTTATCGCTCCCGCAAAGGGGTTTACGAAGGTGTACACCGTTTTTATGGTCCGTTTGGACGAAAACTCCTACAAAATGGTCCTTAAAGAGATTCCTGCAGACTCACCAGAGCCGGTACAAGAAATGTACAATGCTCTGGAAGACATGCTTACACAATATTTAGAACAGTGGTATTTTCTTCATGAAGAGGTTCCCCTTGTTAGACAATAA
- a CDS encoding LptF/LptG family permease codes for MQLAVSVLPQVLHRGVAVGIIVELLAVRMAAIVVLSMPMAFLVAILTVFGKFSADNEIIALQASGKSVVDLLPPFLAVGALTAVLLFFFVDRVLPDANHHATTLFRDIIRKRPAAMIEAGTLLEDFPGYALLVDSIDHTSGEIFGVTIFERDRGQIHSLTYADHGTVFLTKDEQFVEFSLYDGGIYRVTEENAFYQMDFESHHVYIENSEGTFQRSSGGTRGDREKSTAQLMSSIEGFEEDIRTYRHSHGELLDDLRRVVSEAEKPHDTLSFSSYEEWQEALSALDSRIRPHRSVRMSRSVTAMRVNRIERREKNINSYLVEYHKKFALGVAVLVFALLGPPLGIITRSGSPVIGAVYSFIFFVIYYAFLIAGEHFGDEGYIPPAVAMWSGNVLIGGIALYIMSLLLRGKTLSMGILIPWCRWCFGSLFRLVRREQTMLKKFSGWVLYKFSRLFRLPIAVSRGIFGILPTYILGVFAALFMVILLGLTGLTIVIDYITDMYRLQGATAGELFWYYVHFLAGFFSILLPIAALLATMLTMGSIQGSHELDAIRAAGKSVVSVTKPLVFTGVFLSLFSFCITELALPERDQETDRLLRTFAARRRGEEIPEETRAYKHDFFYFERNGDIYHFRHLQTSPPRGQGVTRVRPGDTRAEEFGQMGSVVYEDGGWIGKDIRRWSTHEEGLRFARDDTMSLAGFTERPHNVVATVHGGSNASIAQLREAIERYEIQGRDPAKYEARLYFKFFLPWMNLVVVFLGIAVSVSSGSKNRAVHFGKGVLFALLYWVGAQGMLMMGENSILSPFFAASAGTILFFFIGIAMYWRVSQ; via the coding sequence ATGCAGCTTGCGGTTTCTGTGCTTCCCCAGGTTTTGCATCGGGGGGTGGCTGTGGGAATTATCGTAGAACTTCTCGCTGTGCGCATGGCAGCCATTGTGGTTCTTTCAATGCCCATGGCATTTCTTGTTGCGATCTTAACGGTGTTTGGGAAATTTTCTGCTGACAATGAGATCATTGCTTTACAGGCCTCTGGAAAGAGCGTTGTCGACCTGCTTCCCCCCTTTCTTGCGGTGGGAGCTCTTACGGCGGTGCTCCTTTTTTTCTTTGTTGACCGTGTTCTTCCCGATGCAAATCATCATGCCACAACCCTTTTCCGTGATATTATCAGAAAACGACCGGCGGCAATGATTGAGGCGGGAACTCTTCTGGAGGATTTTCCCGGATATGCCTTGCTTGTAGACTCCATTGATCATACCAGTGGTGAAATTTTCGGGGTTACCATTTTTGAACGCGACCGGGGACAGATTCACTCTCTTACCTATGCCGATCACGGCACGGTGTTTTTAACAAAGGATGAGCAGTTCGTGGAGTTTTCTCTCTACGACGGGGGGATTTACCGTGTGACCGAGGAAAATGCCTTCTATCAGATGGATTTTGAATCTCATCATGTATATATCGAGAATTCGGAAGGTACGTTTCAGCGTTCATCTGGCGGAACACGGGGAGACCGAGAGAAAAGTACGGCGCAACTCATGTCTTCCATAGAGGGGTTTGAAGAGGATATTCGAACTTACCGCCATTCTCATGGAGAGTTGCTTGATGACCTCCGGCGTGTTGTTTCAGAGGCGGAAAAACCCCACGACACCCTGTCTTTTTCTTCCTATGAAGAGTGGCAGGAGGCCCTTTCTGCCCTTGATTCACGTATCCGGCCCCATCGTAGTGTACGTATGAGCAGAAGCGTAACGGCCATGCGGGTAAATCGGATTGAGCGACGGGAAAAAAACATTAACTCCTACCTTGTGGAATATCATAAAAAATTTGCCCTGGGTGTTGCGGTGCTTGTGTTTGCACTCCTTGGGCCTCCTTTGGGGATTATTACGCGAAGTGGCTCGCCCGTTATTGGAGCGGTCTATAGTTTTATTTTCTTCGTGATATACTACGCCTTTCTTATTGCCGGTGAGCATTTCGGTGATGAGGGGTATATTCCCCCCGCTGTGGCTATGTGGTCGGGAAATGTTCTTATTGGCGGTATTGCCCTGTATATAATGAGCCTCCTTCTCCGAGGCAAAACTCTTTCCATGGGTATTCTCATCCCTTGGTGTCGCTGGTGTTTTGGCTCTTTGTTTCGTTTGGTACGCCGAGAACAGACCATGCTGAAAAAGTTTTCCGGGTGGGTTCTGTATAAATTTTCCCGCCTGTTTCGTCTTCCTATCGCGGTGTCCCGTGGTATCTTCGGCATATTACCCACCTATATTCTCGGGGTGTTTGCCGCGTTATTCATGGTGATACTTCTGGGGCTTACGGGGCTTACCATCGTAATTGATTACATCACGGATATGTATCGTTTACAGGGGGCAACGGCGGGAGAGTTGTTTTGGTACTACGTACATTTTCTGGCGGGGTTTTTCTCCATACTTCTTCCTATCGCGGCTCTTCTTGCTACGATGCTTACCATGGGAAGTATTCAAGGAAGTCATGAATTAGATGCGATTCGTGCGGCCGGAAAAAGCGTTGTTTCCGTGACAAAGCCCCTTGTTTTTACGGGGGTATTCCTGTCTCTTTTTTCCTTTTGTATTACGGAGCTTGCACTGCCGGAACGTGATCAAGAAACAGACCGTCTCTTACGCACCTTTGCTGCCCGTCGCCGCGGCGAGGAGATACCGGAAGAGACTCGTGCCTATAAACACGATTTCTTTTATTTTGAGCGGAATGGTGATATATATCACTTCCGTCATTTGCAAACCTCACCCCCCCGGGGCCAAGGGGTGACGCGGGTACGTCCCGGTGATACTCGGGCAGAAGAATTTGGTCAAATGGGTTCTGTGGTGTATGAAGATGGGGGGTGGATTGGCAAAGATATTCGACGGTGGAGTACTCATGAAGAGGGGCTCCGTTTTGCCCGGGATGATACAATGAGTCTGGCTGGATTTACTGAGCGGCCCCACAATGTTGTTGCTACGGTACATGGGGGGAGTAACGCTTCTATTGCTCAGTTGCGGGAGGCCATAGAACGATATGAGATACAGGGGCGGGATCCGGCAAAATATGAAGCTCGTCTCTACTTTAAATTTTTTCTTCCCTGGATGAATCTGGTTGTTGTATTTTTGGGCATAGCCGTATCTGTCTCCTCGGGGAGTAAGAACCGGGCGGTGCATTTTGGCAAGGGGGTTCTCTTTGCTCTGCTGTACTGGGTGGGTGCTCAGGGGATGCTCATGATGGGGGAGAATAGTATTCTGTCACCTTTCTTTGCGGCTTCGGCGGGCACAATCCTATTTTTCTTCATAGGGATAGCTATGTATTGGAGGGTTTCACAGTGA